From Rutidosis leptorrhynchoides isolate AG116_Rl617_1_P2 chromosome 3, CSIRO_AGI_Rlap_v1, whole genome shotgun sequence, a single genomic window includes:
- the LOC139900670 gene encoding uncharacterized protein, translating to MAEGMSSTTSDVNRKPYVLLSELELGKPSQVKVMICRSWDTHTVHGKYLSTEFIASDEQGNVIQLTARSNVAHHFIARLKDGCIFLLNDFDVIANRPDYRIMRDNHLMIELNGSTFMRKQNAANITGFIRHPFSCIEFENLEATLGKFLVDVVGYVANVGDPEPTKKGSTALEFDLVNERGKAMRATLWGGLGSAFRERHAANPGVYFIILSSVTVRNGFNNTLNLSSTSSTLIIDDAEIPVLKNFKEKMSAIEGPVIVNPSSPGWQLPPPQKGTLRDLLDMVRRGKKNITADVFKCQVEIVNIRLKKLWYYNTCSVCNARKGLSRRSGHHWCDSCQDIVPEPITRFRIICDVRDETAATVMVLFDEPTEEVTQTTAKILLNEIDEETCNTVLPNAIANLLNTTRVVLLKTTSYYEHDTFESFNCVKVYEPETAHENPPLAAAIQPNVSTVSSPSTTGLAASSSTPKGQKRTIEVPTPAKDLERGSRRKFVVTSDSEYEDGVAPEKKDVNDSVSPQSSLHSLHLIDHSSAMSSPDIPSTSTNNFKELLNGPVSFFSYTVHTSDGKTQTYCGLKINETASLQSGSSVSYHSQGPPTHKCRNCNATMWYEERNNKPKNTTNPSFSMCCQNGKVLLPKLKEPPILLKTLLDYNEPQGAKFREQIRVYNSMFSFTSFGATIDHSINRGRGPYTFRISGQTYHQIGSLLPEEGGRPRYAQLYFYDTENEARNRMSAFMATDSKTSIDETLTRHLIAMLDESSAVAKAFRMARDWSAHNMMSDCALRLIAKVTTSRQYNTPHVVEVAALITSDFGHCNSTRDIIVNKKNSTPHRISELHQLYMALQYPLLFPYGETGYHEEIPYHSNSGRRQTTRGHITMREYYCYRIQQRENEATTILRGGRLFQQYLVDAYTTVEEQRLKWLRHHQNELRTDLYNNVCDAVTRGDTSATSIGKRIILPSSHTGSPRYMVQNYQDAMALCREYDNPDLFITFTTNPRWPEIESMLCYVNGQKAPDRPDIVARLFKQKLDGHYEGLYIIEFQKRGLPHVHMLIWLIPRDKCKTPSEIDDLISAEIPCETLDPDGFKVVTEYMLHGPCGGKHMDAPCIIDRQCTKHFPKPYYTETTIDKDGYANYRRRNNGFKFIKNNTPLDNGFVVPYNRYLLLKYNAHINVEWCNRSRAIKYLFKYLNKGPDQATIVIQENVIPGGEFCGEKVIDVDEIKNYLDCRYLSPCEAVWRLFSFDIHYSKPSVIKLSYHLPNQQSVTLHDSQKLPALLQRQSIKETMFTQWFELNKEDPVAQSLTYAKIPIHYVWNQDAKMWTPRKLRSCIGRIVYAHPASGERYYLRMLLNIVKGPRSFEELRMVNGILHPTFKDACFAYGLINDDREWTHAISEAKSWASGAQLRELFVTMLLFCHVNKPLQLWELHWEALSDDIIRKKRKLFNFPDLILTEAQIKNYCLVEIQGILNRNGKSLGDFPDLPQPDPSMLTLHSRLFNSLNPEQLSIYQKVIDAVTEKKGGFFFLYGPGGTGKTFVYNTILAKLRSERMIVLVVASSGIASLLLPRGRTAHSRFVIPLELMENSTCGIKQNTHLAALMQEVRLIIWDEAPMTQRFAFEALDKTLKDILGAKDDDNRLKLFGGMPMLLGGDFRKGKRQEVVHACINRSDLWQHCQLHTLSRVMRVNEYNAEGQLDTRKQEFNEWVLKIGEGKVPAQCKDGEDEPTWVRIPPKFIIKSKKTEIESIVDAIFPDFTLHQDDEEYLRERAILTPRNDDANAINKHMFKKLNGVSMTFKSSDEICKGSTDNIEQHYAYPVEFLNKLNFPGVPPHKLKLKIVQPVMLLQNLGPSGGMCNGTRLIITDFQQFVLQARIITGSHIGKTVIIPRIVLTSTETKWPFVMQRIQFPVRPCYAMTTNKSQGQSLKLVGLYLPKPVFSHGQLYVALSRVTDPDGLKIVMIDDSDQNLQSHTRNIVYKETFFNLNHNL from the exons TGGCAAGTATTTAAGCACCGAATTTATTGCTTCAGACGAGCAG GGAAACGTCATCCAGTTGACCGCCCGGAGCAATGTCGCACACCATTTCATTGCCAGGCTGAAGGATGGCTGCATATTCTTACTCAATGACTTCGATGTCATAGCGAACAGGCCCGATTACCGCATCATGAGGGATAACCATCTCATGATTGAACTTAACGGCTCCACTTTCATGCGAAAACAGAATGCTGCTAACATCACTGGGTTTATCCGACACCCATTTAGCTGCATCGAATTTGAGAATTTGGAAGCCACGCTTGGCAAATTCTTAGTCG ATGTTGTGGGATATGTTGCTAATGTTGGGGACCCCGAACCAACGAAAAAGGGCTCAACCGCCCTCGAGTTTGATCTGGTCAACGAAAG GGGAAAGGCGATGCGCGCAACATTGTGGGGAGGCTTGGGATCCGCATTCCGTGAAAGGCATGCCGCAAACCCTGGCGTGTATTTCATTATTTTAAGCTCTGTGACCGTCAGAAATGGCTTCAATA ATACGCTCAATCTGTCAAGCACGTCCTCGACCCTTATTATCGACGACGCTGAGATCCCTGTGCTTAAAAACTTCAAGGAAAAAATGAG TGCAATCGAAGGCCCTGTGATTGTCAACCCATCTTCTCCCGGATGGCAACTCCCACCTCCCCAAAAGGGAACTCTTCGCGACCTGTTGGATATGGTACGCAGAGGGAAAAAGAATATT ACCGCCGACGTATTTAAGTGTCAAGTGGAGATTGTCAACATCCGGCTGAAAAAACTATGGTACTACAACACGTGCAGCGTATGTAACGCACGGAAGGGCCTGTCAAGGAGGTCTGGTCATCACTGGTGCGATTCATGTCAGGACATTGTCCCGGAACCCATTACAAG GTTTCGTATTATATGTGATGTCCGAGATGAAACGGCAGCCACTGTCATGGTACTCTTTGATGAACCCACGGAGGAGGTCACTCAAACTACCGCTAAAATTCTCCTCAATGAGATTGATGAG GAAACGTGTAACACTGTGCTCCCAAACGCAATTGCTAATCTCCTGAACACCACAAGAGTAGTCCTGCTAAAGACCACGTCCTACTATGAGCACGATACATTTGAGAGCTTCAATTGTGTAAAGGTTTATGAACCAGAAACTGCTCACGAGAACCCGCCACTTGCAGCTGCCATACAACCAAACGTTTCAACAGTTTCCTCCCCATCAACCACCGGGCTCGCCGCATCATCATCGACACCCAAAGGACAGAAGAGGACCATCGAAGTTCCAACACCTGCAAAAGATTTGGAACGTGGCAGTCGCCGAAA GTTTGTTGTGACCTCTGACTCAGAATATGAAGACGGTGTTGCCCCCGAGAAGAAGGATGTGAATGACAGTGTCTCTCCCCA GTCAAGTTTACACAGCCTGCATCTGATTGATCATTCATCTGCTATGTCTTCACCTGACATTCCATCCACATCCACTAACAATTTCAAGG AGTTATTAAATGGCCCTGTATCATTTTTCTCATACACTGTACACACATCGGATGGGAAAACACAGACATATTGtgggttgaaaataaatgaaacagcCTCCCTGCAATCAG GATCAAGTGTATCTTATCATAGTCAAGGGCCTCCAACACACAAATGCCGCAACTGCAACGCTACGATGTGGTATGAAGAACGAAACAACAAACCCAAAAACACTACCAACCCATCGTTCTCAATGTGCTGCCAAAATGGTAAAGTATTACTCCCAAAATTGAAGGAGCCTCCTATACTTTTGAAAACATTACTCGACTACAATGAACCTCAGGGTGCCAAATTCAGAGAACAAATACGAGTTTATAATAGTATGTTTTCTTTCACGTCTTTTGGTGCGACGATAGACCACTCTATCAACCGAGGGCGCGGCCCATACACTTTTAGAATTAGTGGCCAAACATACCATCAAATTGGTTCACTACTCCCGGAAGAGGGTGGGCGACCAAGATACGCACaactatacttttacgacacaGAGAATGAGGCTAGAAATCGAATGTCGGCCTTTATGGCTACCGACTCAAAAACCTCGATAGACGAAACACTAACCAGGCATCTGATTGCCATGCTTGATGAATCAAGTGCTGTTGCAAAAGCCTTCCGCATGGCTCGGGATTGGTCAGCTCACAATATGATGTCAGACTGCGCCCTCCGTTTGATTGCAAAGGTCACCACCTCTCGACAATACAATACTCCCCACGTTGTTGAGGTGGCTGCATTGATTACCAGTGACTTTGGCCACTGTAATTCCACACGTGATATTATAGTTAACAAAAAAAACTCCACACCACATAGAATATCCGAACTGCATCAGTTATATATGGCGCTTCAATACCCGTTGTTATTTCCATACGGGGAAACTGGTTATCATGAGGAAATACCGTATCATAGTAACAGTGGCCGACGACAGACCACACGAGGCCACATTACCATGCGGGAGTATTATTGCTATAGAATTCAGCAACGCGAAAACGAAGCGACGACCATACTTAGAGGTGGCCGATTATTCCAACAATACTTGGTCGACGCTTATACGACGGTAGAAGAACAGCGTCTAAAGTGGCTCAGACACCATCAAAACGAGCTCCGCACTGACCTATACAATAATGTGTGTGACGCGGTAACAAGAGGCGATACGTCAGCTACTTCAATCGGAAAACGAATAATCCTCCCGTCTTCACATACAGGGAGCCCACGGTACATGGTACAAAACTACCAAGATGCAATGGCTTTATGTAGGGAGTATGATAATCCGGATTTGTTTATCACTTTCACCACGAACCCTCGATGGCCGGAAATCGAGAGCATGCTGTGCTATGTTAACGGCCAAAAGGCACCTGACCGGCCGGATATCGTTGCTCGCTTATTTAAACAGAAACTAGATGGACATTATGAAG GTCTCTACATTATCGAGTTCCAAAAACGCGGGTTACCCCACGTACACATGCTAATCTGGTTGATCCCCCGTGACAAGTGCAAGACACCGTCTGAGATTGACGACCTAATATCAGCTGAGATCCCCTGTGAAACACTCGATCCAGATGGGTTTAAAGTTGTCACCGAATACATGCTACACGGGCCTTGCGGTGGGAAACACATGGACGCTCCTTGCATTATCGATAGGCAGTGTACTAAACATTTCCCTAAACCGTATTACACCGAAACAACAATTGACAAAGACGGATACGCTAACTACAGGCGCCGCAACAATGGCTTTAAGTTCATTAAGAACAACACCCCACTTGATAATGGTTTCGTGGTTCCCTACAACAGGTACCTACTCCTAAAATACAACGCCCATATAAATGTGGAGTGGTGTAATCGATCTCGGGCAATAAAATATTTATTCAAGTATCTAAACAAGGGCCCCGACCAAGCCACAATAGTCATTCAAGAAAATGTTATTCCAGGTGGTGAATTCTGTGGCGAAAAAGTGATTGACGTTGACGAGATAAAAAATTATTTAGATTGTCGTTATTTATCTCCCTGCGAAGCGGTCTGGAGATTGTTCTCCTTTGACATCCATTATTCCAAACCATCCGTGATTAAATTGTCATACCATCTTCCAAATCAACAATCGGTGACGCTTCATGATTCACAGAAACTACCTGCTCTGTTACAAAGACAAAGTATTAAAGAAACCATGTTCACACAATGGTTTGAGCTGAACAAAGAGGATCCAGTTGCCCAATCACTTACTTACGCAAAAATCCCTATACATTATGTATGGAATCAAGATGCGAAAATGTGGACGCCCAGGAaactaaggagctgtattggtcgtATTGTGTATGCACACCCTGCGTCAGGAGAACGTTACTATCTACGTATGTTACTAAATATAGTGAAAGGCCCCCGGTCTTTTGAAGAACTCCGCATGGTCAACGGAATATTACACCCAACGTTTAAAGATGCATGCTTCGCATACGGTTTGATAAATGATGACAGAGAATGGACACACGCCATCTCAGAAGCAAAAAGTTGGGCATCAGGTGCACAATTACGGGAATTATTTGTCACAATGTTACTATTTTGCCACGTAAATAAACCACTACAATTATGGGAGTTACATTGGGAAGCTTTGTCCGACGACATCATCCGTAAAAAACGAAAATTATTTAACTTCCCGGACCTAATCCTAACTGAAGCACAGATAAAGAATTACTGTTTAGTGGAAATACAGGGGATACTAAATAGAAATGGAAAGTCCCTAGGTGATTTTCCCGATCTCCCACAACCCGATCCATCGATGCTGACGTTACACTCAAGGCTTTTCAATTCCCTCAACCCAGAACAACTATCAATATATCAAAAGGTCATCGACGCTGTCACTGAAAAAAAAGGAGGTTTCTTTTTCTTATACGGGCCCGGAGGCACCGGGAAGACATTCGTATACAACACTATTCTGGCCAAATTAAGATCAGAACGGATGATTGTGCTTGTAGTTGCATCATCAG GTATAGCATCTCTCCTTTTACCCAGAGGGCGGACAGCCCATAGCCGATTCGTGATTCCTCTTGAGCTAATGGAGAATAGTACGTGCGGGATCAAACAAAACACGCATTTGGCGGCACTCATGCAAGAAGTGAGATTAATTATCTGGGACGAAGCCCCGATGACACAGAGGTTTGCTTTTGAGGCATTAGACAAAACTTTAAAAGACATTTTAGGTGCTAAAGATGACGATAACAGATTAAAACTTTTTGGTGGTATGCCTATGTTATTAGGCGGTGACTTCAGAAAGGGAAAAAGACAAGAGGTTGTTCATGCGTGTATCAACAGGTCAGACCTCTGGCAACATTGTCAATTGCACACACTTTCGCGTGTTATGAGGGTAAACGAATACAACGCCGAAGGACAACTTGATACCCGGAAACAAGAATTCAACGAGTGGGTCCTCAAAATAGGAGAAGGTAAAGTACCCGCACAATGCAAGGATGGGGAAGATGAACCAACATGGGTACGGATTCCTCCCAAGTTCATTATTAAGTCCAAAAAAACAGAGATTGAGTCAATTGTGGATGCCATTTTCCCAGATTTCACGTTACACCAGGATGATGAAGAGTACTTGCGTGAACGCGCTATTTTAACACCCCGTAACGACGACGCAAACGCAATCAACAAACACATGTTCAAGAAACTAAATGGTGTAAGCATGACATTCAAAAGCTCCGATGAAATCTGCAAGGGTTCCACAGATAACATTGAACAACACTATGCATATCCAGTTGAGTTCTTGAACAAGCTCAATTTTCCCGGTGTCCCTCCGCATAAACTGAAATTAAAAATAGTACAGCCAGTTATGCTGCTACAAAATCTGGGGCCGAGCGGTGGGATGTGTAACGGAACGCGCCTTATTATAACTGACTTCCAACAGTTTGTGCTTCAGGCTAGAATAATCACCGGGTCGCATATTGGGAAAACAGTAATAATTCCTAGAATTGTACTGACATCCACAGAAACCAAATGGCCTTTTGTGATGCAACGAATCCAATTCCCGGTCAGGCCATGTTATGCAATGACAACAAACAAGAGTCAAGGCCAATCGTTGAAATTGGTAGGCCTATACCTCCCTAAGCCCGTCTTCAGCCACGGTCAACTATATGTCGCGCTTTCTAGGGTTACCGACCCCGATGGTCTTAAAATAGTGATGATAGATGACAGTGATCAGAATCTGCAGTCCCACACCCGAAACATTGTCTACAAAGAAACCTTCTTCAATTTAAATCACAATTTATAA